A section of the Mesobacillus jeotgali genome encodes:
- a CDS encoding tyrosine-type recombinase/integrase, with protein MQAVSPIKSKNQIEEMKRYLEAHSTRDYCLFLLGINTGIKLQELLSLRVHDVCNEEGKIAEFLSIPHYSNPPIYLNALIRKVLKRYLNENTLIRTDYLFRSRKTAEPITRQQAYRIINAAAKEAGVMEPVGMTTLRKTFGYHAYSQGVAISLIQKRLQHSSPSETMHFIGLDQNPVTVTININL; from the coding sequence ATGCAAGCGGTAAGCCCCATTAAGTCCAAAAATCAAATTGAAGAAATGAAGAGATATCTAGAGGCACATTCCACCAGGGATTATTGTCTTTTTTTGCTGGGAATCAATACTGGCATTAAGCTTCAAGAATTATTGAGCCTCCGTGTTCATGATGTCTGCAACGAAGAAGGAAAAATAGCAGAATTCCTTTCAATACCTCATTACAGCAATCCCCCTATCTATTTAAATGCCTTAATAAGGAAGGTTCTTAAAAGATACTTAAATGAAAATACCTTGATTAGGACAGATTATCTTTTTAGATCAAGGAAAACAGCTGAACCTATAACAAGACAACAAGCTTACCGAATCATCAATGCTGCTGCAAAAGAAGCCGGGGTCATGGAACCTGTTGGAATGACTACACTCAGGAAAACCTTTGGTTATCATGCCTATTCACAGGGTGTTGCCATTTCTCTAATCCAGAAAAGACTTCAGCATTCATCTCCATCCGAAACGATGCATTTCATCGGGTTAGACCAGAACCCAGTAACCGTTACAATTAATATTAACTTATAA
- a CDS encoding methyl-accepting chemotaxis protein yields MRFKKRKNTVDKAVTKKRTGKKLSTTNMSLKLKIVSLSIISILVLALATSFYAQHTIKSSNFDSMEAELTTISSLLSDQISVGKAKTIINNPSKNNPGVTSLQKQMDEILKENPLIHNLYLITLDGDKFIIPTMSSAMMTDKLTYGSQYSGGKAFDRAALEALNESKRTTTEIYRSDTGVKMTGFAPITDMGGKTIALYGVEFDVSQVNKKINAEVAGIWILSLIILILSGTAMYYLVSRLIKPLNKIQELTANIANGDLSQEDIKVKSKDEIGSLAESINAMTMSLRNLVSQVQTSTREVSSETVGLSKVASSSVEAIRELTAANQQAAASTQEQNANIEEMQATLEEINAGIEEINASAQQASFIAKNSTVTSKEGTERIDEMLAGLEAVDENTNHLANIITVLEKQSDKITQFVNIINTISDQTNLLALNAAIEAARAGEHGKGFAVVANEVRKLAEESAKSASTIISIVNENVQNTRNAVDYIAKTREAVQYNKDLSLNARNTLTEIYETTLEIEDNSSNIATAIEQQVIAIEQITNSLDTVSHASQQIAAGTSQTDLSTQEQLRIAENVNDTTKILQQTALELEKLTGNFKL; encoded by the coding sequence ATGCGTTTTAAAAAGAGAAAGAACACTGTCGACAAAGCAGTGACAAAGAAAAGAACAGGAAAAAAGTTAAGTACCACAAATATGAGTTTAAAACTGAAGATCGTATCCTTGAGCATCATTTCTATCCTTGTCCTTGCACTGGCAACATCGTTTTATGCCCAGCATACGATAAAGTCCAGCAATTTTGATTCCATGGAAGCTGAACTTACTACAATTTCGAGCTTATTATCTGACCAGATTTCGGTCGGAAAAGCGAAAACCATTATTAACAATCCATCTAAAAACAATCCAGGTGTAACCTCACTGCAAAAACAGATGGATGAAATTCTTAAAGAAAACCCATTAATACATAATCTTTATTTAATTACATTAGATGGAGATAAATTTATCATCCCAACTATGAGTTCTGCCATGATGACGGATAAGCTGACATATGGTTCACAATATTCTGGCGGTAAAGCTTTTGACCGTGCAGCTTTAGAAGCCCTTAATGAAAGCAAAAGAACCACTACCGAAATATATAGGTCGGATACTGGCGTTAAAATGACTGGATTTGCACCTATCACCGATATGGGCGGAAAAACAATTGCCCTTTATGGAGTCGAGTTTGACGTTTCGCAGGTAAATAAGAAAATCAATGCTGAAGTTGCAGGTATTTGGATACTGTCATTGATCATCCTAATCCTGTCAGGTACGGCAATGTATTACTTAGTTTCGAGATTGATTAAACCATTGAATAAAATACAAGAGTTAACCGCTAACATCGCCAATGGTGATTTGTCCCAAGAAGATATAAAGGTAAAATCAAAAGATGAAATCGGGTCACTCGCTGAAAGCATCAATGCAATGACCATGTCATTGAGGAATTTGGTTTCTCAAGTCCAGACCAGTACTAGAGAAGTATCAAGTGAAACAGTTGGTTTATCCAAGGTAGCATCAAGTTCTGTTGAGGCGATCAGGGAACTGACAGCCGCCAATCAGCAGGCAGCAGCCAGTACACAAGAACAGAACGCGAATATTGAAGAAATGCAGGCAACATTGGAAGAAATCAATGCAGGAATTGAGGAAATCAATGCTTCCGCACAACAGGCAAGCTTTATCGCAAAAAATTCAACTGTTACTTCAAAAGAAGGAACGGAGAGAATTGATGAAATGCTCGCTGGGCTTGAAGCAGTAGATGAGAATACGAACCATCTAGCTAATATCATCACAGTATTGGAAAAACAATCTGACAAAATCACCCAGTTTGTCAACATTATAAACACCATTTCTGATCAGACAAACCTATTAGCATTAAATGCAGCCATAGAAGCGGCAAGGGCCGGTGAGCATGGAAAAGGCTTTGCAGTTGTTGCAAATGAAGTCAGGAAGCTTGCTGAGGAAAGCGCAAAATCAGCTTCAACGATTATTTCCATTGTTAATGAAAATGTACAGAATACCCGTAATGCAGTAGACTACATTGCCAAGACGAGAGAAGCTGTACAGTACAATAAGGACCTCTCACTTAATGCCAGGAATACACTGACAGAGATATATGAAACAACATTGGAGATTGAGGATAACTCAAGTAACATCGCTACTGCCATTGAACAGCAGGTCATCGCAATCGAACAAATCACAAACTCACTTGATACAGTGTCACATGCATCTCAACAAATTGCTGCAGGGACAAGCCAGACAGACCTATCAACGCAGGAACAGCTGCGAATCGCAGAAAACGTGAATGATACCACAAAGATCCTCCAGCAGACGGCATTGGAACTTGAGAAGCTTACCGGCAATTTCAAATTATAA
- a CDS encoding hemolysin family protein has product MPYICKAYPLIITNLLLVVLLIAITGFFVATEFAIVKVRTSRIDQLIAEGRKGAQSAKHVVTHLDEYLSACQLGITITALGLGWLGEPTVEDLLHPVFSSLHLNESLSGILSFAIAFASITFLHVVIGELAPKTVAIQKAEAITLAFSRPIIWFYKIMYPFIWVLNGSARLLVGLFGLKSASEHEIAHSEEELRILLSESYESGEINQNELNYVNNIFEFDERIAKEIMVPRTEIVTFDISDDIETIIDVIQQEKYTRYPVIDGEKDNVAGMINIKEILTAKLTQKELQKEAILSSFIKPVIRVIETIPIHDLLVKMQKERIHMAILIDEYGGTSGLVTVEDILEEIVGDIRDEFDIDEIAEVRKVKENHYLFSSRVLIDEVNDLLGIHISEEDVDTIGGWVMTKNIDAKIGDVIEEEGYLFKIIEIDEYHIAYLEVIKIEEGVKPV; this is encoded by the coding sequence ATGCCTTACATATGTAAGGCTTATCCATTGATCATCACCAACTTGCTTTTAGTTGTTTTATTAATCGCAATAACCGGCTTTTTCGTCGCTACTGAATTTGCAATTGTCAAGGTTAGGACATCAAGAATTGATCAGCTAATTGCTGAAGGAAGGAAAGGGGCACAATCAGCCAAACACGTGGTCACACATCTCGATGAATATCTTTCCGCCTGTCAGCTGGGCATTACCATTACAGCTCTTGGTCTAGGATGGCTGGGGGAACCGACTGTGGAAGATTTGCTCCATCCAGTATTTTCAAGCTTGCATTTAAATGAGTCATTATCTGGCATATTATCGTTCGCTATTGCATTTGCTTCCATTACTTTTTTGCATGTGGTAATTGGAGAACTTGCCCCTAAAACCGTTGCAATCCAAAAAGCAGAAGCAATAACCCTGGCATTTTCCAGGCCGATCATCTGGTTTTATAAAATTATGTACCCCTTCATTTGGGTTTTGAATGGTTCGGCGCGATTACTGGTCGGACTGTTCGGGCTAAAATCAGCATCTGAACATGAAATCGCCCATTCAGAGGAAGAACTTCGTATCCTATTATCAGAGAGTTATGAAAGCGGAGAAATTAATCAGAATGAATTGAACTATGTGAACAATATTTTTGAATTTGATGAACGGATCGCAAAGGAAATCATGGTTCCCAGAACTGAGATTGTTACCTTCGATATTTCTGATGATATTGAAACGATTATTGATGTCATCCAGCAAGAGAAATACACAAGGTATCCGGTTATTGATGGCGAAAAAGATAATGTAGCAGGAATGATCAACATCAAGGAAATACTCACTGCTAAACTGACACAAAAAGAACTTCAGAAGGAAGCGATTTTATCTTCATTTATAAAGCCTGTCATAAGAGTGATTGAGACGATTCCCATACATGATTTGCTCGTCAAGATGCAGAAAGAGCGCATTCATATGGCAATCCTGATTGATGAGTATGGCGGAACATCCGGCCTTGTGACGGTTGAAGATATCCTCGAGGAAATTGTCGGAGATATCCGTGACGAATTTGATATCGACGAAATCGCCGAAGTAAGGAAGGTAAAAGAGAACCACTATCTTTTCAGTTCAAGAGTATTGATCGATGAGGTAAATGACCTGCTTGGCATCCATATATCTGAGGAAGATGTTGATACTATTGGCGGCTGGGTGATGACAAAAAATATTGATGCCAAAATAGGAGATGTAATTGAAGAGGAGGGCTATCTCTTTAAAATTATTGAAATTGATGAATACCATATTGCTTATTTAGAGGTAATAAAAATTGAGGAAGGTGTAAAGCCGGTGTAA
- a CDS encoding YsnF/AvaK domain-containing protein, protein MAKKVVGVYDNQTELIEAIEEYKNKGYAVQDFSIIGDTNDISSALESRTGVTTETIGTDRDDHKEGGFWQSLMTTFDADRNLGGNEPSISDRLVSVGLTDDAAREYEEDVRAGRIILLAETTASGLNVEDTGYITDTSVTGNYTDTDERTLRLREEQLDVSKERFQAGEVEIHKEVVEDQQKVNIPVTREEVYIERRDVNEAASGTDATIDDGETIRVPIMEEKVEVTKKPVVSEEIVIGKREVTDTEQVVESVKREEAYLEADDDRVVDGDLERRNLTDRDGYKDR, encoded by the coding sequence ATGGCTAAAAAAGTAGTTGGAGTATACGATAATCAAACAGAACTAATTGAAGCGATTGAAGAGTATAAAAACAAGGGCTATGCTGTTCAGGATTTCTCGATCATTGGTGATACGAATGACATCTCAAGTGCACTGGAAAGCAGGACAGGTGTAACGACTGAAACGATTGGAACAGATAGGGATGATCATAAAGAAGGCGGCTTCTGGCAAAGCCTGATGACGACATTCGATGCAGACCGAAACCTTGGAGGCAATGAACCATCTATTTCCGACCGTCTTGTCAGTGTAGGACTGACTGATGACGCAGCAAGGGAATATGAAGAGGATGTAAGAGCTGGCCGTATTATTCTTCTGGCAGAAACAACAGCCTCAGGTCTTAATGTTGAAGATACAGGCTATATTACTGACACATCAGTAACAGGAAATTATACGGATACAGATGAACGAACACTTAGATTAAGAGAAGAACAACTGGATGTTTCCAAGGAACGCTTCCAGGCAGGTGAAGTTGAAATTCATAAAGAAGTAGTTGAAGACCAGCAGAAGGTCAACATTCCGGTAACCCGTGAGGAAGTGTATATTGAAAGACGGGATGTGAATGAGGCGGCTTCTGGCACTGACGCTACAATTGATGATGGTGAAACAATCCGTGTGCCAATCATGGAAGAAAAAGTAGAGGTCACGAAGAAACCTGTTGTTTCTGAAGAAATTGTCATCGGCAAGCGAGAAGTCACCGATACTGAACAGGTCGTAGAAAGTGTCAAGCGTGAGGAGGCTTACCTTGAGGCAGATGACGACCGGGTCGTTGATGGGGATCTCGAACGCAGAAATCTGACAGATCGTGATGGATATAAAGATCGATAA
- a CDS encoding GDSL-type esterase/lipase family protein, whose protein sequence is MKKNKIFLSLAAVAVLLAVVSIYGNTKERDEERLVIAFGDSLTYGYGDEKGSGYIDTLKTRLNSHNKEKYNFDNEAIYGLESSGILTQLSNVEERVKIDEADYFILFIGTNDLINSNGGNLNNLKLEKIAKGKEDYLKNLNSIIKTLTNKNKQAPILLLGLYNPYPDSKAIEVVIDEWNNDINKIIKDEERIVYIPTNDLFKGKNKKQYFSDSLHLNDKGYKLVTDRIIEKYQFE, encoded by the coding sequence ATGAAAAAAAATAAGATTTTTTTATCACTAGCTGCTGTAGCCGTATTGCTGGCTGTCGTCAGCATTTATGGAAATACAAAGGAAAGAGACGAAGAGAGACTTGTAATCGCATTCGGCGATTCACTTACGTATGGGTACGGGGATGAAAAAGGTTCTGGATATATAGATACTCTCAAAACAAGACTGAACAGCCATAACAAAGAAAAATACAATTTTGACAATGAAGCTATTTATGGTCTGGAATCATCGGGAATTCTTACCCAACTGTCAAATGTCGAAGAGAGAGTTAAAATCGATGAAGCGGATTATTTCATTCTATTTATCGGGACGAACGATTTAATCAACAGCAATGGCGGGAATCTGAATAACCTAAAGCTTGAAAAAATCGCCAAGGGTAAAGAAGACTATTTAAAAAACTTAAATTCCATTATCAAAACACTGACAAATAAAAATAAGCAGGCTCCAATCCTTTTGCTGGGACTTTATAACCCTTATCCAGACAGCAAAGCCATTGAGGTTGTGATTGATGAATGGAATAATGATATCAATAAGATTATTAAAGATGAAGAACGAATTGTTTACATCCCGACCAATGATTTGTTTAAAGGTAAAAATAAGAAACAATACTTCAGTGACTCGCTCCATCTTAATGATAAAGGTTACAAGCTAGTCACTGACCGCATTATAGAAAAGTACCAATTTGAATAG
- a CDS encoding M15 family metallopeptidase, which produces MAALLLYYQFLTRPEINEEVPLPADLHPVVRQNQEVLIQKAADKGIRVIVTDGFRSFQEQNSLYEKGRSAEGQIVTHAKGGDSYHNFGLAIDFALLDNQGNALWDTGYDGNGNGKSDWMEVVSIAKDLGFQWGGDWKHFKDYPHLEMRFGLSIDDLKRGKRPSEDSLSASRN; this is translated from the coding sequence ATGGCGGCGCTCCTGTTATACTATCAGTTCCTTACCAGGCCTGAGATCAATGAAGAGGTTCCCTTGCCAGCAGACCTCCATCCGGTTGTTAGGCAGAATCAGGAAGTATTAATTCAAAAAGCTGCTGATAAAGGGATCAGAGTGATAGTAACAGATGGTTTCAGAAGTTTTCAGGAACAGAATTCATTATATGAAAAGGGAAGGTCTGCAGAAGGCCAAATTGTGACCCACGCAAAAGGCGGGGATTCGTATCATAACTTTGGCCTGGCAATAGATTTTGCTTTATTGGATAATCAAGGGAACGCCTTATGGGATACCGGCTATGATGGTAATGGGAATGGTAAATCCGATTGGATGGAGGTGGTTTCCATTGCAAAGGACCTTGGGTTTCAATGGGGCGGAGACTGGAAACACTTTAAGGATTATCCGCATTTAGAAATGCGATTTGGATTGTCGATTGATGATCTGAAACGGGGAAAACGTCCTTCGGAAGACTCACTGTCGGCCTCAAGAAATTAA
- a CDS encoding NAD(P)/FAD-dependent oxidoreductase → MHTPKIVILGAGYGGLITSRQLEKTLKNGEAEVTLINKHDYHYISTQLHKTGAGTASDDKITLHIPDLLKTNKIQFKKATVQDVDFNEKRVLLDSGDKIDYDYLLISLGFDVATFGIPGIEENAFKIRSFRSTKSIFNHILRQMAAYKEDSDPSRLTFAVAGAGFTGIEMIGELVEALPKLCRKYDIPVSETRIINIEASPTVLPGFDQEAIDFTTNYLKESGVELMTSAKILECSPTSIELESGEVLPSRTLIWSGGVRGNTLLEKLDLPMTRGRIEVDEYLRVKGVENVFCIGDAALFMKDDKNPLPPTAQVAIQQAELCGPNIIATLRNEKLKSFVYHHKGTVASIGNKAAVGKVFGMKISGSFAALMKQVIEARYLFVLGGPGLVMKQFLKISKPSSEVSVFSNQK, encoded by the coding sequence ATGCATACCCCAAAAATAGTCATTTTAGGTGCTGGATACGGCGGCCTCATTACAAGCCGACAACTTGAAAAAACATTAAAGAACGGCGAAGCTGAAGTAACTTTAATCAATAAACACGATTATCATTATATATCTACCCAATTGCATAAAACAGGCGCAGGAACTGCATCAGATGATAAAATCACCTTACACATCCCAGACTTGCTTAAAACAAATAAAATACAGTTTAAAAAAGCTACTGTACAAGATGTTGATTTCAATGAAAAGAGAGTCCTTCTGGATTCCGGCGATAAAATTGATTATGACTACTTATTGATCTCACTGGGATTTGACGTTGCTACTTTTGGAATCCCGGGAATAGAAGAGAATGCTTTTAAAATCCGAAGTTTCCGAAGCACCAAGTCCATCTTCAATCATATTCTTAGACAAATGGCTGCTTACAAGGAAGACTCTGATCCTTCCAGGCTTACCTTTGCTGTTGCTGGAGCAGGATTTACAGGTATTGAAATGATTGGCGAACTTGTTGAAGCATTGCCAAAACTTTGCCGAAAATATGATATTCCTGTTTCTGAAACCAGAATTATCAACATTGAAGCCTCACCCACCGTGCTTCCAGGCTTTGACCAGGAAGCGATTGATTTCACAACGAATTATTTAAAGGAGAGTGGTGTTGAGTTAATGACCTCTGCTAAGATCCTTGAATGTTCTCCAACATCCATTGAATTGGAAAGTGGTGAGGTGCTTCCGTCAAGAACATTGATTTGGTCAGGCGGTGTCCGTGGGAATACCCTCCTTGAAAAACTGGACTTGCCTATGACAAGAGGCCGCATTGAGGTTGATGAATATTTGCGGGTTAAAGGTGTTGAAAATGTTTTCTGTATCGGGGATGCAGCGCTATTCATGAAGGATGATAAAAACCCCCTTCCTCCGACTGCGCAGGTCGCCATACAGCAGGCAGAGCTGTGCGGACCAAATATTATTGCCACTCTGAGAAATGAAAAGCTTAAATCCTTTGTGTACCACCATAAAGGTACTGTGGCTTCCATAGGGAACAAGGCTGCCGTCGGAAAAGTTTTCGGCATGAAAATCAGCGGTTCCTTTGCTGCCTTAATGAAACAGGTAATTGAAGCTCGCTATCTCTTTGTGCTCGGTGGACCTGGACTAGTTATGAAGCAGTTCCTTAAAATCAGCAAACCTTCTTCGGAGGTTTCCGTTTTTTCAAATCAGAAATAA
- a CDS encoding pyridoxamine 5'-phosphate oxidase family protein, whose protein sequence is MDKHGLTKKITQVLSESKVGTLATVVDNKPHTRYMTFFHEDLTMYTPTSKETYKAEEIEKNPNVHILLGYEGDGFGDAYIEVQGKASIHEEQSLKDKFWNERMKKWIDSPSDPDFIILEIKPDTIRLMNDNGEPEILNL, encoded by the coding sequence ATGGACAAGCATGGTTTAACGAAAAAAATCACCCAGGTTTTAAGTGAATCAAAGGTAGGAACACTAGCCACAGTAGTCGATAACAAACCACACACCCGTTATATGACTTTTTTTCATGAGGATTTGACAATGTATACCCCGACAAGCAAAGAAACGTATAAAGCTGAAGAAATTGAAAAGAATCCTAATGTCCATATTCTGCTTGGGTATGAAGGTGATGGATTCGGTGATGCTTATATTGAAGTTCAGGGCAAGGCATCGATTCATGAAGAGCAAAGCTTAAAGGATAAGTTTTGGAACGAACGAATGAAAAAATGGATTGACAGTCCAAGTGATCCTGATTTCATTATATTAGAGATAAAGCCCGATACAATCAGATTGATGAATGATAATGGCGAGCCTGAAATATTGAATTTATAG
- a CDS encoding protein-glutamine gamma-glutamyltransferase, giving the protein MIIIRFPEAASGQKLQKLSGKQREIYNHLDNSLTMFEYDSTFQLLFEIRLREKIIAAALKLKDASVAFTSFKYSKFNPVYWTKGPVGYLLNPNVRPSDAISDIYENGQEYAFECSTAMVIIFYKAVLDSIRVSDFNYLFRGLLVWNWNYDPDLAIITLEGNEFIPGDVVYFMNPDFEKPIWRGENAVVLGKGLYYGHGIGIGTAEEMIEALNTLRKKGSTTSAFMLQQHSRLNFKYLSQFSDR; this is encoded by the coding sequence ATGATTATCATCCGGTTTCCGGAAGCTGCCAGCGGTCAGAAGCTGCAGAAACTGTCTGGAAAACAGAGGGAAATATACAACCACTTAGACAATAGCCTCACGATGTTTGAGTATGATTCAACCTTTCAGCTCCTGTTTGAAATCAGGCTTCGGGAAAAAATCATTGCAGCAGCCCTGAAACTTAAGGATGCTTCAGTGGCGTTTACTTCCTTTAAATACTCAAAGTTCAATCCTGTTTATTGGACGAAAGGGCCAGTGGGGTATCTTTTGAATCCAAATGTCCGCCCATCCGATGCAATATCCGATATTTATGAAAATGGACAGGAATATGCTTTTGAATGTTCAACCGCAATGGTAATCATTTTTTATAAAGCAGTGCTTGATTCCATTAGGGTTTCGGATTTCAACTATTTGTTCAGGGGATTGCTTGTGTGGAACTGGAACTATGACCCTGATTTAGCCATCATTACTTTGGAAGGGAATGAATTTATCCCGGGTGATGTGGTCTATTTCATGAATCCGGATTTTGAAAAACCAATCTGGCGGGGTGAAAATGCTGTAGTTTTGGGGAAAGGACTATATTATGGCCATGGCATAGGAATTGGAACGGCTGAAGAAATGATTGAAGCTCTTAATACACTCCGAAAGAAAGGGTCGACCACATCTGCTTTTATGCTTCAGCAGCACAGTCGGCTGAATTTCAAGTATCTATCCCAGTTTTCAGACAGATAA
- a CDS encoding UDP-N-acetylmuramoyl-L-alanyl-D-glutamate--2,6-diaminopimelate ligase codes for MRLSKVLEALGGSLKKYIDEADPELTGIQMDSRKVNPGDLFVAISGFQIDGHRFIQEAIDKGAAAVIGENELELNVPYIQVFDSRLALGRAASAFYHHPSRRHTVIGITGTNGKTTVSYILKHILEHAGRSCSLLGTVSYIINNEVYKPSNTTPDALQIQELMAKSNDEFVVLEVSSHALKQYRIEGLELDYGLFTNLAHDHLDYHPTIEDYFEAKTLMYNYMKPDGSAIVSRLSEWGDMLADILKAKEIPVYSMGSDGNYDLNIEDIRLNGETRFEVQMGGVVYPLTFPSPGQHNVYNAAMAFLTAIKIGISPEVITDALKTFPGVPGRFEMISHPEGATFIVDYAHTEDALEYCLHAAQEHDAVKIKHIFGFRGERDKTKREHMVKTSAAMSDEFILTFDDLNGVSEVDMENELKELNERFGMNKGSVITDRTLAIQYAWENANMGEWILITGKGPEEYQSLYELPASSDKDTLLYLQKQHGKEKIIG; via the coding sequence ATGAGATTATCAAAGGTGCTTGAAGCCCTCGGCGGAAGTCTGAAAAAATACATAGATGAAGCGGATCCTGAATTGACGGGAATCCAAATGGATTCACGTAAAGTGAATCCTGGGGATTTATTTGTTGCCATTTCTGGCTTTCAAATTGATGGTCACCGGTTTATCCAAGAAGCAATAGACAAAGGTGCCGCTGCTGTAATAGGGGAAAATGAGCTTGAACTTAACGTCCCATATATACAGGTATTTGACAGCAGGCTTGCTCTGGGTAGGGCAGCAAGCGCTTTTTATCACCATCCGTCGCGAAGGCATACAGTCATTGGAATTACTGGAACAAATGGAAAAACCACGGTATCTTACATTTTAAAACATATTCTTGAACATGCCGGCCGAAGCTGCTCTTTGCTCGGTACTGTGTCTTATATAATAAATAATGAAGTGTACAAGCCTTCGAATACCACCCCGGATGCTTTGCAAATACAAGAATTGATGGCCAAGAGCAATGATGAGTTTGTTGTTCTGGAGGTATCTTCTCATGCCTTGAAGCAATACAGGATAGAAGGATTAGAACTGGATTATGGGCTGTTCACCAATTTAGCCCATGATCACCTTGATTATCATCCCACAATTGAAGACTATTTTGAGGCAAAAACATTGATGTACAATTATATGAAACCAGATGGTTCGGCGATTGTTAGCAGATTGAGCGAATGGGGAGACATGCTGGCCGATATATTGAAGGCTAAGGAGATACCTGTTTACTCAATGGGCAGTGATGGCAACTATGATCTGAATATTGAGGATATCCGACTGAACGGAGAAACCAGGTTCGAAGTCCAAATGGGAGGGGTCGTCTATCCTTTGACATTCCCTTCCCCTGGTCAGCACAATGTCTATAACGCCGCAATGGCCTTTTTGACTGCAATTAAAATTGGTATTAGCCCTGAAGTAATTACAGATGCTTTAAAAACATTTCCCGGTGTGCCTGGAAGATTCGAAATGATTTCACATCCGGAGGGTGCTACATTCATTGTTGATTATGCCCATACGGAGGACGCCTTAGAATACTGCCTGCATGCTGCACAGGAGCATGATGCAGTGAAGATAAAGCATATATTCGGATTCCGGGGAGAACGGGACAAAACAAAAAGGGAGCATATGGTTAAAACCTCTGCAGCAATGAGTGATGAATTCATATTGACATTCGATGATTTGAACGGTGTATCCGAGGTAGATATGGAAAATGAGTTAAAGGAATTGAACGAGCGTTTTGGGATGAATAAAGGAAGTGTGATCACCGACAGAACACTGGCAATCCAGTATGCATGGGAAAACGCAAATATGGGAGAGTGGATCCTCATCACCGGAAAGGGTCCTGAAGAATACCAGTCTTTGTATGAACTCCCTGCATCATCCGATAAAGATACGCTATTATATCTGCAAAAACAGCATGGTAAAGAAAAGATAATCGGTTGA
- a CDS encoding metal-sulfur cluster assembly factor, producing the protein MDKTDIYKMLEEVKEPLLGIDIVNLGLVYEVSFKDEYDVEIVMTTRNEDSMLAEYIALSAREQLTGKIKNLEHVDIKFVSAPKWNKDCMSRYAKYLLDL; encoded by the coding sequence ATGGATAAAACAGACATTTATAAAATGCTTGAAGAGGTAAAAGAGCCTCTGCTGGGAATCGATATTGTGAACCTTGGCCTTGTGTATGAAGTAAGTTTTAAAGATGAGTATGATGTGGAAATTGTGATGACGACAAGGAATGAGGATAGCATGCTGGCGGAGTACATTGCCCTTTCTGCCCGTGAACAGTTGACGGGAAAGATAAAAAACCTTGAGCATGTCGACATTAAATTCGTTTCAGCCCCTAAATGGAATAAGGATTGCATGTCCAGATACGCAAAATATCTTCTGGATCTTTAA